TATGGCTTCGTCACGCCTGGAGAGATGTTCTCCACGTATTTCAAGAGCGATACCATGCGCATCCTCACCGTGATTGTGGCGCTTTTTTTCAGCGTCCCTTACCTGGGCGTGCAACTGAGGGCTTCGGGGTATCTTTTTAACGTCCTGACCGATGGCATGTTCTCGGTCAACCTGGGCATGATTCTTTTGGCCTCTGTGGTCACAATCTACGTGGCCCTTGGGGGGCTGCGATCGGTGGCCTACGTGGATACGGCCCAGTGCATCCTGCTGGCCTTCGGGATCATTTCCCTGGGCGTCATCACCCTGGTTTTTTGCGGCGGCTGGGACGGCCTTAGTGCGGGAATAGCAAAGATCGTGCTCGCTGACAAGAAAGTCACCCCTGACGGCTATAGCCATTATATTGCTATCCCGGGGGTAATTCAGTGGGTGCCGGCCGCGGCTAAATCGGTAGGCGGCGTCTGGACAGGAACCATGGTCCTGACCTATATGTTTGCCCTTATGGGGATCCAATCGGCCCCCGCATTTTCCATGTGGGCATTCTCCAACAAAAACCCAAAACCGTTTCCGCTTCAGCAAGTGGTCGCATCTTCCATCGGCATCGGCGCCATCCTCATGACCTTTACGGCCATCCAGGGGATGGGTGCACATGCCCTGATGGACGCCGATATCATCCCGTCATTAGCCGGCGGAAAGCAGGGGAGCTTGGTGCCTTGGCTGATCCACCTTATGGGCAACCACGTCCCATGGCTCACCGGGCTCCTGGCCGTGTGCGCCCTTGCTGCCATGCAGTCCACAGGGGCTGCCTACATGTCCACGGCAGCCGGGATGTTGACCCGCGACGTATACAAGAACTTCCTGAACAAAGACGCTACCCACAAACAGCAGAAGTTCTTCGGGCGTCTGCTGGTCCTGGCTGTGGTGGGAGCAGCGCTGATCGTGGCTGTCACCTCAACGGATGCCCTGGTCCTTTTAGGAGGACTGGCTGTTTCTTATGGATTTCAGATGTGGCCGGCCCTGATTGCTATCTTGTATGTGCCGTGGTTTACAAGAGCGGGGATCGTGACCGGGCTCATTGCGGGCCTGGTTGCAGTGACAGTGACCTATCAGTTTAAGTTCGGGCTACCCTGGGGCGCATACCCCTTGACCATCCATAGCGCTGGCTGGGGGATCATTTTCAATCTTGCCCTTGCCGTGCTGGTGAGTGCGTTTACGCAGCCGGACAGGAAAGAATTTGCCCGGCGGTTCGAATTTCACAAATTCCTGAGAGAACATGCCGGCGTTCCTCGGGCAAAAAAGCACCTGAAGCCATTTGGCTGGATCATCACCATTGTATGGTTCATGTTTGCCATCGGCCCCTTTGCCGTCATCGGAAACACCATCTTTGGCAGCCCCACAGCGCCTGAAACGTGGTTTTTGGGGATGCCGTCGATATGGATCTGGCAGCTCATCTGGTGGGCCCTGGGCTGCTACATGATGTACTTCCTGGCCTTCAAACTTGAGATGTCCACGCACATCACGGGCGAAATTGAGGTGCTGGCTGAGGATATCGGGGACGTAAGGGTGCCCGAAGGAAAGGTAGTCGCGCAAACAGCATAAGCCAATGATAACGACTTTCAGGTTCATCGCCCTGGCAGTGGTTCTCGGCCTCTGCCTGGGGTGCAACAAGCAAGATGACAGCCCGATAGACCGGGAAGAAAAGGTCTATCGGGCCATCCTGCTTGACGGCAATCGGTTCATAAAAAAAGAAAAGTACCAAGAGGCGGCCGCTCTTTTTTCAGAGGCGATCTCCAAAAAACCTGACAAATTCGAGGGTTATTTGAACCGGGGCATTGCCTATCTCCACCTTAAGCGCTACGATCAAGCCATTGTTGATTTCACAGAGGCGATCCGGAAAGACCAAACCATGGCTATTGCTTACGCAAATCGCGGCATTGCTTACGATCATCTAAAAAAACAACGACAAGCCCTTTCCGACTACCAAAAGGCCATAGCCCTTGATCCTGAGGTTGGGAAAGGGCCTGGTTTCATGGAAAGGTTTCTCCACAATAAACCCAAGATGCCCGATGTAAGAGACAGGGCCGAATTCTTGGAGAACACCCTGGAACCAAACGCAAAGTAGAAATTGAAAAACCGGTTATTGCAGTCCCCCCCGTTATCTGCCGGCCTCTTGAAGGCCGATGCCCACCTCTCGGAACATTACGTCACCAACAACAGATCTCCCATTTCATGGTTTTCTTAGGGTTCGCGAAGAAACAAGTTTGCATTTTCAGGAGTCGAGGCGCACGCATGGCAAGACGCGAGAAGGGCGAATAGCAAGCTATTCAACCGACGAGCAACGCAGCCAGGCGGGATGGATCGGCGCATCAAAATGTGAAGTTGTTTTTGAGCGAGCCCTTAGCCTTGAAAAAAGGCGCCCTTTCATGATAGTCTCCAAATCGTTGTTAAGAACGAATCTTACCGGCAGAATGCGAACTCTCCCGGTAGAGGCCAACAATGGTTGAAATCCCTTACAACAAGATTATCGACTTCTTCCGTGGGATAGTGCCTTTTAACGAGCTTCCCCAAGATGTCCTAAAGGAACTCCCCCGCAAGATATTAATCGACTATTTCCCAAAAGAAACCCTGATCCTTGAACAGGACGGACCCCCCAGCGACTATCTCTATATCATACAGACCGGCGCCGTGGAAAAAACCGCCCGAAAAGACGGCGTGGATATCCTCTTGGACTACCGAGCCGAGGGAGAATTCTTCGGAAGCGCCTCCTTGATTAACGAAACCGGTCCTGCCTTTAATGTCCGGACCTATGAAGACACGATCTGCTATCTACTCCCAAAGGATGTCTTTGACGAGTTGATGCAAAACCATGTGGGGTTTCACGAGAACTTTGCCATCCGCGTATCCAAACTTGCATACCGGCTGAAAAAGGCCCAGACTGGTATTTTTGCCCCCCGCGGACAACCAGACACCGTGATCTTCAAATACGATGGCTACCTGTTTACGGTTACCGCCGGGGACCTGGTCAAGCGAAAACCGGTGACCTGTTCTCCCTATCATGAAGTCGCCTTTGCGGCTAAATTAATGGCCGAAAACGGGGTTGGCTCTGTGGCTGTGGTTGATGCTCGAAATCGCCCCCTCGGAATTGTGACCAAAAGCGATATGACCAATCGTATCCTTGCAGCAGGAAAGGGAAGTTCTGAACCAGTCAGGACGGTTATGAGTGCGCCGGTCCTCTCCGTGCTTCCCGGGGACCCGTGCTTTAGCGCTCTTCTCAAGATGGCCCGTTTCAACTGTCATCACATATGTGTTGTCCAGGGAGAGATGCTCCAAGGTGTCATCTCGCAACACGACCTTATCGTGCTTCAAGGATCCAATCCCCTGGCTGTAATCAATGACATTGAAAAGCAGACGACTATTCAAGGGATAGCGGGGTTGGTCGATGCAATGGACCGTATGGTAAGAAGCCTTCTCAACTCCGGTGTATCAGCCAAAGACGTGACAACCTTTATTTCCGAGTGCAACGACCGCCTCACACGAAAAATCATCGGTTTGACAGAGGCATCCCTTCGTGAAGAAGGTTGGGGGCCTCCTCCTGTTTCTTATTGCTGGCTCGCCTTGGGCAGTGAAGGCCGCAAGGAACAGACATTGCGAACAGATCAGGACAATGCCGTCATCTATTCGGATCCCGAGCCCGCATCAAATCAAGCCGTGCAGGAATACTTCCTCCGTTTGGCCCAAGGGGTCGTTTCCGGCCTGGAAAGCTGTGGCTTTCCCAGGTGCAAAGGCGGCGTTATGGCCAGCAACCCACAATGGTGCCAACCGGAAACGGTTTGGAAAAACTACTTTTCAAGCTGGATTAACCAGGCATCTCCTGAAGACCTGAGAAACTGCACCATTTTTTTTGATTTCCGTCACCTGGCAGGTGCCGCAGTACTGGCCCAAAGGCTCCGGACTTTCTTGAATCGCAACGTTGAAAATAGTCGAGCCTTCCTAAGGCACCTCACCACCAACGCCTTGTACAATGGTCCGCCTCTCGGCTTCCTCAGAGCCCTTGTCGTCGAGAAAACCGGTGCCCACAAGGATGAGCTTAATCTGAAGATGAGCGGCCTTGTTCCTCTGGTGGATGCTATTCGCGTGCTCAGCTTGAGTGGACAGATCAATGCCACCAACACCCTGAACAGATTGGAGCTTGCCCGTCGCAAGAATCTTCTCCCCGATGATATGGCCGAAGATATCAAGGAAGCCTTTAATTTCATTGTACTGCTGAGGATGAATCACCACATGACCCAAAAGGACCATGAAATAGAACCGAGCGACTATATCAATCCGAGAACCCTCTCGAAACTCCAGGGAAAATCCCTCATCGAGGCATTCCATGTAATTCGAGATCTGCAAGGCGAACTGAAGGCCCACTTCCCGCAAAGCATGTAGCAAAAATCATGTTTGGCTTTTTCAAGACCGGTAACCTGCAAAAGCTCTACGCTCGGCATACTGGCCGAAAGGACATGCCCCCTGCTCTGGGCAGACAACTGGAAGTCAGGGGGGCATACCAGCCCGAGGCGCTCATCGCAAAGACGTCATTTGTCATCTTTGATACGGAGACAACCGGCCTTCATCTCGAAAAGGGTGACCGACTTCTTTCCATCGGGGCCGTCAAGATAGCAAAAGCGAGGGTCCATTTAGGAAATGCCTTCTACGAACTCATAGACCCAGAACGGCCCATTCCGCCCTCTTCCATCTTTGTCCACAACATTACGCCCGGTGTTGCAACGGCTCGGCCGCACGTCTCGGAGATCCTCTTGAAGTTTCTGAAGTTTGTGGATACGGCCGTGCTGGTTGCCCACCATGCGGGTTTTGACATGAAATTCCTCAACCATGCTATGGTGGGGTGCTTCGGATTCCCTATCCAAAACCGTATCCTTGATACTGCCCTGGCCGCTGCCTGGATTAGGGGCATGGAGGAAACAGAACTCATTCTTTCCAAAGACGCCCATGATACGCGCTTTGACGCCGTTGCCGCGCACTTTGGCATCACTGCTCAGGATCGTCACAGCGCCTTTGGCGACGCCCTGTCAACAGCCTTGCTTTTTCAACGTTTTATCAATATATTGAATAACAATGGCATCATGTCCTTGAGGCAACTCGTCAGGATCGCCGGCGTGTCCTGAGCAGTAAATGTCCACGCCCAGAGGACGTGGCTTTGATCTGCCCCTTTGAAGGGGGCCGGGCGTTTCGCCATCTTACGAATGTCTGAGAAAAAAATGCCTTGAATGCCTAATCCGCCGGCGGAGTAAAAAATTGATGCACTCGCAAAAAGTCGTCACCCCGGCGAAAGCCGGGGTCCAGGTCAGTGATAAGTTTCTGAAAACACTGGATTCCGGCTCTCGCCGGAATGACAAAAAAGGACGTTTTTTGACTTTTTACGAAACCATCAAAATTGCGGTTGCACGTTCTGTTCTTAACTTTTGGCACTTTTGGCATTTTTGGCACTTTTGGCATTTCAAACATTTAGGCACTTTTGGCATTTCGATGGAACCAAGTATGGCAGAACCCTGTGACTTGGCCCAAGGGACCAGGTTTCCTGAACTGAAATGAAACTGTCTGAAATGGATCAGAAACTTCTTTCTGCCGAACGCCTGAAGGCCACAGGCAGGCTGGCCAGCGAGATCGCACATGAACTGAATACCCCCCTTGGTGGTATCCTCATGTACAGTCATCTACTGATGGAAGATCTGCCTGATAATGATCCGCACATGGAAAACGTCATCAAAATAAACAAACTGGCACATCGATGTAAGATGATTGTCCAGGGGCTGCTCGATTTTGCGCACCAGGAAAGCCCTCATCCAAAGATGGTTCAGGTCAACAGAATTCTGCGTAATGTGATAGGGTTCCTGGAAGATCATGTGCTCTTAAGAGGTATTTCTATTGAGATGCGCCTTGATCCAGCCCTTCCCAAGGTGGCAGGCGATGAAAACAAGCTCGAACAAGTCTTTATTAACCTCATTATCAACGCAGCACAATCCATGGACGGGACCGGAGTCCTGACCCTCCGCACGGGGTTTGGCTTTGATTCAAATCAAGTCCGAATCGAATGTTCGGACACAGGCAGTGGCATAGACGACAAACACATTGACAGGGTTTTTGAACCTTTTTTCACGACTAAGGAAAAGGGCAAGGGCACGGGTTTGGGCCTTTCTATCTGCCATGGTATCGTGGAACAACATGGTGGGACCATGACGGTGGATAGTGCCAAGGGACAGGGTTCTGTATTCACCATCTTCTTGCCATCGGAAGTAAGTCTATGAAGGCCAGTTACAAAATCTTGGTGGTTGACGATGACGCATTCATGCGGGATGCCTGTCATCAGACCCTCACCAAACAGGGTCACAGTACTACGCTGGCGAAAAGCGGCCAAGAAGGCCTGGGGTTGCTCGAAAAATCGTCATTTGATCTTATCTTGCTTGATCTGAACATGCCCAACGAAGACGGGCTATTCATTCTGGCCAAGATCAAGGACATCGACCCTGAAGCCATTGTTGTCATGATCTCAGGCTACGGCTCTATTGAGACGGCAGTCCAGGCCATCAAGCTTGGGGCGTTCGACTTCATTACCAAGCCCTTTACTCCTGAAGAACTGCTCAATACGGTCAAGCGGGCGCTCAGGAAGCGCCAGCTGACCATTGAAGATATTGATACAAAAAAACATATCGATAAGGAACGCAAGCACACTGAAATCATGAGTCAAAGCCCAGCCATGGCCAAGGTCAAGGAGATGATTACCATGGTGGCCCCAACAGACAGCACAGTGTTGCTTCAAGGGGAAAGCGGCACGGGCAAAGGCCTTGTGGCACGCAAGCTCCACGAGTTGAGCAGGCGACGCGGATCTCCTTTTGTGTCGGTCGATTGTGGCTCATTAGTAAAAACCCTGTTTGAAAGCGAACTCTTTGGCCATGTCAAAGGAGCCTTTACAGGCGCAGATACAACCCAACTGGGAAAATTCGAGATGGCCCACGGGGGAACCCTGTTCTTTGATGAGATATCCAACATAAATCTGGAAATCCAGGCCAAGCTTCTTAAAGCGGTGGAAGAAAAGCGTATCTCGAAGGTAGGAAATCACAAGGTAGTCAAAGTTGATGTTCGGATTATATCAGCCACAAACCGAAATCTTCAAGAGACCATAACCAAAGGGAACTTCAGGGAAGACCTCTTTTTTCGGTTGAATGTGGTCTCCATCAATCTGCCACCCCTTAGAGATCGCAAAGAGGATATCCCGCTGCTCGTGGATCACTTTCTGAAGGTCTTCAACCAGAAACAGTCAAAGACAGTTGAGGGCTTTTCCCGCAATGCGATGAAAGCGCTCACAGAATACGATTGGCCAGGAAATGTACGTGAACTGGAAAACACGGTTGAGCGGCTGATTGTATTTGCGCAGGACAAGACCATCACCTCGCACGATCTTGTGTATTCCAATACTGTTCTCTCACAGATGGTGGCGACACAACCGATCCGTCTTGAGGAAATGGAACGGGAGCATATCATAAAGGTGCTTGACACCGTGAGGGGGAACAAGACCCAAGCTGCTCAGTTGCTCGGCATTGACCGCAAGACACTCAGAATCAAACTGAAAAAATACGAAATCTCATCGCCTGCGGAATAGAAAAACGGTGGCGTGTATCACACATTCATGCGGACTCAAGCAGGCTTCACGCGTTTTTTTGCTTCTTCTATGAGCTCAATCAAGGTGGTCACTTTGTCTTTAGGCTTTTGGTTGAAACAGCGATCCCACTGGGCCGCAGTGAGTACACGCTTAAGATAGGACTCCACAGGAATGTGCGGTTGCCAGCAGGCAATGATGCGTGGGCACGGGGAGTCTCCTTCCTCACTCTGACAGTAAGAGAAGGTAACCTCCCCTCCCAGCTTCGGGCATCTTATTTCCAAATCGTCATACATCTATGGCTTTGGGAAACCCTCTATGGATTTTAGCGCTCTCGAGATTTCTTCTTCGGGCATCTCATACTGAGTAAGCTTGCCTGATAGATAGGCATCATAGGCGGCAAGATCGACCAACCCATGGCCACTCCAGTTGAAAAGGATCACCTTCTCTTTTCCCTCCTCCTTGGCGCGCTCGGCCTCTTGAACAACCGCTGCAATGGCGTGATTGGTTTCAGGCGCTGATATGAAGCCCTCGGTATGGGCCCACTTTATACCGGCCTCAAAGGTCTGAATCTGATTGTACGCTCTGGCTTCAATGATCTGTTCCTTGACCAGGTGACTGACAATAGGCGCCATGCCATGGTACCTCAGACCGCCCGCATGGATGGGCGCGGGCACAAAATCGTGGCCGAGGGTATGCATGGCCAGCAGCGGTGTGGTTTGGGCCGTATCTCCAAAATCGTATGCAAAGGGGCCACGGGTCATGGTCGGGCAAGAGGTGGGCTCGGCAGCGACAATGGAAATTTCCTTACCATGGATCTTGTCCCGGACAAAGGGCAGACAAAGCCCGGCGAAGTTGCTCCCCCCGCCCGTACAGCCCATCACCACATCAGGATACACGCCGATTTTTTCAAGCTGCTTTTGCGTCTCCAATCCATTGATTGTCTGATGCAAAAGGACATGATTCAAAACGCTTCCCAGGGAATAGCGGGCGTCTTTGTCGCTGACAGCGTCTTCAATGGCCTCACTGATGGCAATGCCTAAACTGCCTGGCGAATCAGGATGTTCAGCCAGAATCCTTCTCCCGGCCTCGGTCTTGTCGCTCGGGCTGGGAATACAGTTGGCCCCCCACACATTCATCATCAGCCCCCTAAAAGGCTTCTGCTCATAGCTTACCTTGACCATAAACACCCTGCACTCCAGGCCAAACATCTTACACGCCATGCTCAGGGCGCTGCCCCACTGGCCTGCGCCGGTCTCGGTGGAAAGCCGTTTAACGCCAAAAACCTTATTGTAATAGGCCTGGGCAACGGCCGTGTTAGGCTTGTGAGACCCCGGCGGACTCACACCTTCGTTCTTGTAGTAGATCTTCACAGGAGCGTCGAGCAGCTTTTCAAAGTTCCGCGCCCGGTACAGCGGTGTGGGACGCCACAGGAGGTATTTTTCCAGCACCTCTTCAGGAATATCTATCCAGCGCTCAGTGCTCACCTCCTGTTCAATAAGATTCATAGGGAAAACCGGTGCAAGATCATCAGGGCCGACCGGTTGTCCTGTGCCCGGATGGAGCGGTGGGCTCATGGGGGTGGGCACATCTGCCAAGACATTGTACCATTGCGTCGGGATCTCCCTCTCGTCCAAGAACACCTTTACCTGTTCCATAACATCTCCTCCTTCAAGCTATTTTAACAAGAAAACCACGGGAAGCCCCATCGCCTTTTCCTTACCTTCCCGACCTTGTCTTCCTCCATTTCACACCTCCGGGCATGTTTTTGTATACACCAGGGCCACGTCATTTAAACAACTAACCGCCTGAATTAACAAAAAGTATATGTTAAAGCAAAATGCTACAAATTCGAAGCACGAAATCCGAAACAAATACGAATGACCAAAACACAAAATTCAAAACATGGTGAAGCCTTACAGATACCGCATAAGCTCCTGGTCCGCCGGAGGTGGATTAGTCATTTGATATTCGAATTTAGATATTGTTTCGAGGTTGCGGCTGACGCCTTGAAAACAGCACGATATTCGGATTTCGGATTTTCAGACTCCCATAACCGTCCAATATTAGCAAGTTAGCACCGACTTTGACGTTACCGGTTTGTATACACCTATCCCATTTACAAAGCAACAGCATTCTGCTACAACTGTCGCACCTACGCGAAGACTTTTGGAGGTATGCTTCTATAGGTTCTATCATGATCGGTTAATGGCACACGTCCTATGCAACCCGGAAATGTTCTCTTAAA
Above is a genomic segment from Deltaproteobacteria bacterium containing:
- a CDS encoding sodium:solute symporter family protein; its protein translation is MNASVYWLFAFVLAYWAYCITWGVKGALRAKTASDYFIAGRQISIWVFVLAATATSFSGWTFVGHPALVWRDGFPYAYASFYAITIPFTGVLFLKRQWLLGKKYGFVTPGEMFSTYFKSDTMRILTVIVALFFSVPYLGVQLRASGYLFNVLTDGMFSVNLGMILLASVVTIYVALGGLRSVAYVDTAQCILLAFGIISLGVITLVFCGGWDGLSAGIAKIVLADKKVTPDGYSHYIAIPGVIQWVPAAAKSVGGVWTGTMVLTYMFALMGIQSAPAFSMWAFSNKNPKPFPLQQVVASSIGIGAILMTFTAIQGMGAHALMDADIIPSLAGGKQGSLVPWLIHLMGNHVPWLTGLLAVCALAAMQSTGAAYMSTAAGMLTRDVYKNFLNKDATHKQQKFFGRLLVLAVVGAALIVAVTSTDALVLLGGLAVSYGFQMWPALIAILYVPWFTRAGIVTGLIAGLVAVTVTYQFKFGLPWGAYPLTIHSAGWGIIFNLALAVLVSAFTQPDRKEFARRFEFHKFLREHAGVPRAKKHLKPFGWIITIVWFMFAIGPFAVIGNTIFGSPTAPETWFLGMPSIWIWQLIWWALGCYMMYFLAFKLEMSTHITGEIEVLAEDIGDVRVPEGKVVAQTA
- a CDS encoding tetratricopeptide repeat protein, which gives rise to MITTFRFIALAVVLGLCLGCNKQDDSPIDREEKVYRAILLDGNRFIKKEKYQEAAALFSEAISKKPDKFEGYLNRGIAYLHLKRYDQAIVDFTEAIRKDQTMAIAYANRGIAYDHLKKQRQALSDYQKAIALDPEVGKGPGFMERFLHNKPKMPDVRDRAEFLENTLEPNAK
- a CDS encoding cyclic nucleotide-binding/CBS domain-containing protein; the protein is MVEIPYNKIIDFFRGIVPFNELPQDVLKELPRKILIDYFPKETLILEQDGPPSDYLYIIQTGAVEKTARKDGVDILLDYRAEGEFFGSASLINETGPAFNVRTYEDTICYLLPKDVFDELMQNHVGFHENFAIRVSKLAYRLKKAQTGIFAPRGQPDTVIFKYDGYLFTVTAGDLVKRKPVTCSPYHEVAFAAKLMAENGVGSVAVVDARNRPLGIVTKSDMTNRILAAGKGSSEPVRTVMSAPVLSVLPGDPCFSALLKMARFNCHHICVVQGEMLQGVISQHDLIVLQGSNPLAVINDIEKQTTIQGIAGLVDAMDRMVRSLLNSGVSAKDVTTFISECNDRLTRKIIGLTEASLREEGWGPPPVSYCWLALGSEGRKEQTLRTDQDNAVIYSDPEPASNQAVQEYFLRLAQGVVSGLESCGFPRCKGGVMASNPQWCQPETVWKNYFSSWINQASPEDLRNCTIFFDFRHLAGAAVLAQRLRTFLNRNVENSRAFLRHLTTNALYNGPPLGFLRALVVEKTGAHKDELNLKMSGLVPLVDAIRVLSLSGQINATNTLNRLELARRKNLLPDDMAEDIKEAFNFIVLLRMNHHMTQKDHEIEPSDYINPRTLSKLQGKSLIEAFHVIRDLQGELKAHFPQSM
- a CDS encoding 3'-5' exonuclease yields the protein MFGFFKTGNLQKLYARHTGRKDMPPALGRQLEVRGAYQPEALIAKTSFVIFDTETTGLHLEKGDRLLSIGAVKIAKARVHLGNAFYELIDPERPIPPSSIFVHNITPGVATARPHVSEILLKFLKFVDTAVLVAHHAGFDMKFLNHAMVGCFGFPIQNRILDTALAAAWIRGMEETELILSKDAHDTRFDAVAAHFGITAQDRHSAFGDALSTALLFQRFINILNNNGIMSLRQLVRIAGVS
- a CDS encoding HAMP domain-containing histidine kinase — encoded protein: MDQKLLSAERLKATGRLASEIAHELNTPLGGILMYSHLLMEDLPDNDPHMENVIKINKLAHRCKMIVQGLLDFAHQESPHPKMVQVNRILRNVIGFLEDHVLLRGISIEMRLDPALPKVAGDENKLEQVFINLIINAAQSMDGTGVLTLRTGFGFDSNQVRIECSDTGSGIDDKHIDRVFEPFFTTKEKGKGTGLGLSICHGIVEQHGGTMTVDSAKGQGSVFTIFLPSEVSL
- a CDS encoding sigma-54-dependent Fis family transcriptional regulator, producing MKASYKILVVDDDAFMRDACHQTLTKQGHSTTLAKSGQEGLGLLEKSSFDLILLDLNMPNEDGLFILAKIKDIDPEAIVVMISGYGSIETAVQAIKLGAFDFITKPFTPEELLNTVKRALRKRQLTIEDIDTKKHIDKERKHTEIMSQSPAMAKVKEMITMVAPTDSTVLLQGESGTGKGLVARKLHELSRRRGSPFVSVDCGSLVKTLFESELFGHVKGAFTGADTTQLGKFEMAHGGTLFFDEISNINLEIQAKLLKAVEEKRISKVGNHKVVKVDVRIISATNRNLQETITKGNFREDLFFRLNVVSINLPPLRDRKEDIPLLVDHFLKVFNQKQSKTVEGFSRNAMKALTEYDWPGNVRELENTVERLIVFAQDKTITSHDLVYSNTVLSQMVATQPIRLEEMEREHIIKVLDTVRGNKTQAAQLLGIDRKTLRIKLKKYEISSPAE
- a CDS encoding TrpB-like pyridoxal phosphate-dependent enzyme, which gives rise to MEQVKVFLDEREIPTQWYNVLADVPTPMSPPLHPGTGQPVGPDDLAPVFPMNLIEQEVSTERWIDIPEEVLEKYLLWRPTPLYRARNFEKLLDAPVKIYYKNEGVSPPGSHKPNTAVAQAYYNKVFGVKRLSTETGAGQWGSALSMACKMFGLECRVFMVKVSYEQKPFRGLMMNVWGANCIPSPSDKTEAGRRILAEHPDSPGSLGIAISEAIEDAVSDKDARYSLGSVLNHVLLHQTINGLETQKQLEKIGVYPDVVMGCTGGGSNFAGLCLPFVRDKIHGKEISIVAAEPTSCPTMTRGPFAYDFGDTAQTTPLLAMHTLGHDFVPAPIHAGGLRYHGMAPIVSHLVKEQIIEARAYNQIQTFEAGIKWAHTEGFISAPETNHAIAAVVQEAERAKEEGKEKVILFNWSGHGLVDLAAYDAYLSGKLTQYEMPEEEISRALKSIEGFPKP